One genomic window of Nicotiana sylvestris chromosome 10, ASM39365v2, whole genome shotgun sequence includes the following:
- the LOC104226834 gene encoding putative cyclin-A3-1 codes for MADQESSIRVTRLAKKRAAEAMVQHLQQPNKKRVVLGEIQNLSNQIQMFDSEPLKPKCKKQTTKRKVKRSVSVKEKDFREEDVDSKLDDDPQMCSAYVSDIYDYLHQMEIEKKRRPLSNYLEKIQKDVTANMRGVLVDWLVEVAEEYKLLSDTLYLAVAYIDRYLSIKVIPRQRLQLLGVSSMLIASKYEEIKPPRVEDFCYITDNTYTKKDVVKMEADVLQSLKFEMGNPTTKTFLRRFTRVAQEDCKNSNLKLEFLGCYLAELSLLDYNCVKFLPSLVAAAVIFLSRFTLQPKLHPWSVALEQSSGYRAADLKECVLIIHDLQLSRRGISLVAARNKYKQHKFKCVSTLSSPLEVPDSFFEDTRQ; via the exons ATGGCAGACCAAGAAAGTTCTATTAGAGTTACTCGATTAGCCAAGAAAAGGGCAGCAGAAGCAATGGTTCAGCACCTACAACAGCCCAACAAGAAGAGAGTGGTGTTGGGTGAGATTCAGAATTTGTCCAATCAGATTCAGATGTTTGATTCTGAGCCTCTTAAGCCCAAATGTAAGAAGCAGACTACAAAGAGGAAGGTGAAAAGGTCTGTTAGTGTGAAAGAGAAAGACTTTAGGGAGGAGGATGTTGATTCTAAATTGGATGATGACCCCCAGATGTGCAGCGCTTATGTTTCTGATATTTATGATTATCTTCATCAAATGGAG ATTGAGAAAAAGAGAAGACCATTATCTAATTACCTTGAGAAAATTCAGAAGGATGTAACTGCAAACATGAGAGGGGTTTTGGTAGATTGGCTAGTGGAAGTTGCTGAGGAATACAAGCTTCTTTCAGATACTTTATATCTCGCTGTAGCCTACATCGACAGATACTTATCGATAAAGGTCATCCCTAGACAAAGACTTCAGCTTTTGGGCGTTTCGTCAATGCTTATTGCCTC GAAGTATGAGGAGATTAAGCCTCCACGCGTTGAGGATTTTTGTTACATTACAGACAATACATATACAAAGAAAGATGTGGTAAAAATGGAGGCTGATGTGCTACAATCCCTCAAATTTGAAATGGGCAATCCTACAACCAAAACATTTCTCAGAAGATTTACTCGGGTTGCTCAAGAAGATTGCAAA AACTCCAATTTGAAGTTAGAGTTCCTGGGCTGTTACCTAGCAGAGTTAAGTTTATTGGATTACAACTGTGTGAAATTCTTACCGTCTTTGGTAGCTGCTGCTGTGATATTCCTTTCAAGATTCACATTGCAACCAAAGTTACATCCTTGG AGTGTGGCCCTCGAACAAAGCTCGGGATATAGAGCAGCAGATTTAAAGGAATGTGTTCTTATCATACACGACTTGCAATTAAGTAGAAGAGGAATTTCTTTGGTAGCTGCGAGGAACAAATACAAGCAACATAAG TTCAAATGTGTGTCAACATTGTCTTCTCCTCTGGAAGTACCAGATTCATTCTTTGAAGATACAAGACAATGA